The Plasmodium reichenowi strain SY57 chromosome Unknown, whole genome shotgun sequence genomic sequence ATCAAACCATTCTTCATCTTTCCAATTATTCATAAGATATCTATTTCTTTCAATCCATTTATTCCAcattaatttctttttcatcaatatatcaatattatttaaattatcctcacatttatattttttttctatcATTCTCCCTTGTCCATCAATTTTCctttctttaaaaaattctttaatacatatttctAAAAATTCGCTTTTATATTCTTCCCATTCGTCATGGTTACACTCTTCTATTGCATCCAAATGTAATTTTATAAGATTTGGTATCTCCCTCTCTTTCTTCACATGATCTATCAAAACATTTTTCacatgtttt encodes the following:
- a CDS encoding surface-associated interspersed protein 4.1 (SURFIN 4.1) encodes the protein NKKMNGKINKIKKKHVKNVLIDHVKKEREIPNLIKLHLDAIEECNHDEWEEYKSEFLEICIKEFFKERKIDGQGRMIEKKYKCEDNLNNIDILMKKKLMWNKWIERNRYLMNNWKDEEWFD